Sequence from the Botrytis cinerea B05.10 chromosome 12, complete sequence genome:
ATTCCCCAGATTCCCAAATCCTGCCTCCTGTATCACCGAAAGCAGCTCTTACCATTTTGAAGGTGTGAACACAATTGACAAATTCCATGACTCGTTTCCACGAGCATCGGAGTTTATAAAACTCGAGCAATCAAAATCACACTTCTGTCCACCGAAATTTTCGGGGTTTGCAGTTGTCTTCGCAACGCAACCAAAGCTATGACCTTAACCAATTAACACATGTAAAATGCGGGGTGACCAGGAAACTTAAACCACCCCACTGCGCCCTTTCAGCCGTCGACGACCCGACCACTATCCGATCAGTATCCGATCCAATGCCGTCCATTGCACTATCTATGTTGCACTATTCAGACACATGAAAAATCATGAATATTCAGCCACCGATGTTCAAGTGAAATTAATGCATGGAGTCTCGTGTGGTAGATAGACGATGAAGTTGTATTCTCCCTATCGTAAGCCATGATTAGATAGCCCAATATTACTGTAACTTTTAGTGGTCTTTCCgatatctcaatatcaaacaacaatttccatcaacaaatttcaaaaatcccAATACAAATCAGAAAGCAAGTCTTTCATATATTGACGCCATGGTCCCTCCACATACGCTCATCAGCCATGTCCCAACGTCTAGGTATCATTTAAAACGCCATGGCACATCCACTCAGTACCGAAAATCCATGTAGATATGTATCCAAATTCAAAGcgcatttcattttcaatttccgTTTTTTGCCGCGAAGTCGATCATCATGCGAGCATACCGTATGTTTACTCGTCTTTCTTCTCCGACTTTGGTAATAAGAACCAGCAAACCAGCATGACACCAAAGAGAAATAAAGCAATAGGATGTAAGACAAAATTGCCCACCGCCTGAGCCAAAACTCCGGTAGTGAAAGGAGCAATGGCACCACCAGAACTACCAAGAGCACTGATGACACTCATTCCACTGACTTGGTATTTGCGAGGGATAATGCGAGTAAAAACGTAGGCGGCACATGGGTAGACGGGGCCGAGAAGGAGACCGACGATAGAAACCGCAACAGCGTCTCCAATGACATTAGGGACACCCCAAACGATTCCTTCGAAAGCAGCTGATAAAATCACAACGATAACCACAAACTTCCTTTCGCCAATCTTGTGCCCGATAGGAGACAGCAAGAAACGACCGACTGTGATACCACCCCAGAAACCAGCAGTAACATATCCAGCATTATTGTTGGCACCTCTGACTTGTTGAAGGAAGTAGACAACCCATCCGGAGATAGAAACTTCCGCACCTTGGTAGCAGAAAATGAAAGTGGCTCCAATCAATACAGCTGGTAATTTAGCAGCTTTCAACATTTCCTTCAACTCCTTCTTTGCACTGAATTTTGGTTTGCTTCCTGATTGAGTCAAGTTGAGCAATGCCATTTCATTTGGATCCTCGTAGTCCCAGAAAGCCCATCCCGCAAATACTAGATTGGCAAGCATCATTCCGAGCGGAATAAAGTAGTAACGACTCCATGAAATTCCAGATGAAACAAGTGCAGTAGCTATCAATGGAGCAATGATACCTCCAATTCCGTAAGAACCATGCATGAAGCCCAACATCTTAGTACCATTATCTAGGTTGGCTGCGAAAACGTTTGACAAGGACAAGTTAATTGCCATGCCAAATCCGATGAATAAAAATGCCACGACAACTACTGCGAATGGAGGATTGGTAACGATCATCACATAGCCAATAACCATGAGACCTTCAGCAAACATTATAGATTTGGCTCTTCCAAATCGAGATCTGATAGCATCTATGAAGAAGGCGGCCGAAATATAGCCTACTGCCTGCGTGATGAATATGAGAGATACGAGTCTTTCTTGAATGCCATATGCTCTAAAGTTTGATCAGCAACGGTTATCGTTTCTTGGGAATGGATACACACATGATCATCTTTGGAATCAATGGTCCAGCTGCAGCATCACTCAAACCATTGCCAAAGTTTAACAAACAGGTCGCAGCCATTCTGAATCTATTTTTGGGGGGATTAGAGAAGCTTTGAACGATATATTCCGGTTCGTTATTTGGAGTTTGTGGCCGACTCTCCTCCAAAGCGCTTGGGGACGTTGAACCCTGCCAGCCTGGAGTTGACCATCCCGATCCAGGTTCTGCTCCAGGTGTGGTGGTTCCAGATGCAGATGGTCGATTGACATTTGATCCCCATTGTAAATTATCCAGCTCAATTGCATGAGGTTGTTGGGCTGAGTGATAGGTTCTGGTGACTGATTTCTGAGGAGCGGCGATGGGTTCATTGTTCGCAGCCGTACCAGCAGCAACAAGCTCGTTGTTTGTCGATACGACGTCgatgaatgaagagaaatgggCAGCCATTGTGACTGTGGATGGTATTGTGTATGCCAGATAAGACAACCAATTGTATAGaagtaattcaaaatatgagattgtgtatgtatatatgttaATGGTTGAGATGATAGGTGGCAGGGAAAttaagaaaaggaaatggaGAGCTCAATGATATGTGCGAAACAATCTGGATTTAAACTGCTGAGGCAGTGGAATATTTGAAGTTCACACGAAGTGCTAATGACGAAAAGTACCTAGTAGTCCCTACAGACTAAAGATGATATTCGCCATACTAATTATGAAATTTGAGGTATGAAGCAGACTAAAATCACTAGACCAGGACCGGTGAGAAGGCTAAGGGCTTACAAATAAGGGTTTGGGGAGTTGGGGAAGAACACTAGCTCCATGCCAAGTAGGATCTCCGCCAAATATGGAGAAATTTAACAggtttttgaaaaattggatCCATGATAAGAAGATGACTGCCGTGATTGGACCTCGATATACAATGGAATGCATCTGGATGTATGGGAATACTTCGGAAAATGCACGTTATATGCTCATGTAAGCATCTTAAAAGCATTTCGAGAAGATGACAACGTATAGGGCTTCGAAAACAAATTAATCCGAGTTGCCCAATACTACCTTGAGTCATAAATTTATGTCTTCTAGATCTTTTCTATATTACGGCGTCAGGGTTTTTTTCGGCTAAGTTTCCCCTGGAGAATACGATCAcggataataataattccgAACCccgccaaaaaaaaaagcatttcCCAGGCACCTGAAAATTGATGGACGTAACAATCAGCTTGTTAAATTTCATCATCCTTGATCATTCCACACAATTCAATCGTCAGGTCTAGAACTCCTCTCTTCCTGAATCTCAAATCTCGAAATCAATTTAAGTTTCACCAAAAGGTCTTATACAATGGGTAAACCAAAGCGTAATGTCTTTGCAGCCGCCGAAGAAACTTCTACCCCGCCAGATACATTGACACAAACACAATCAATTGCTCGTGTTATCAAAGCTGAAGGAAACAGCTTATACTCCTGTACTCTTACTGATAAGTCAACTATTCTTGTCGAATTACCATCTCGCTTCCGCAACACGATCTGGATCAAACGTGGTGGTTATGTATTGATCGACACGAAGGATGCGAATGTGAGGGAGAATAAGATTGGTGGTGAAATTATAAATGTCGTCCGAGATGAACACATTTGGCGAAAGGAAGCCTATTGGTAGGTCTTCACATCGTACATGAATTATCTCGATTTTCTGACACCATCTCAATAGGCCCAAGGAATTCCCAAAAAGCTCCGCATACATGGAGGATTCGGATGACGAGGAATCGACTGTAGGCAAAATGCCACCCTCAGACTCGGACGATGAGTGATATGACCAAGATACGATATTGCACAAGATACCGGAGGTTTTGGGGCCTGAAGAAATTCTGCTCACGTCTGATTaagaatttttcttttcgataGCCCCTTGGCCTTTGGGCGCAACAAAATCTAGCCTGGTTCCCCACCATACACCCACCACGGTAATAAACATAATACCAACTACTACCATCGAGCTTATATCAGTACTTGGGTACACATTCCATGCCCATTCCTGCGCCCCCCATAAAACATATTGAAGGATTGGGTGCATGCCACTGCGCCAAAGTAAAAAGGGAGTGGCCCATGCAAGATAGGCATAAAATTGGTAGTGCAAGGATCGTGCGAAGAGCATACCAATTGTGGTAGCAGTCAGGATGGTTGTCATGATATAGTTTGGTGTTATCGTATGCGAGCAGGCGTGTAGCCTTTGACCCAATGGTTCCTCCATTCTCAGCGCACTTCGAATCATATCCGTAATCGGCTTTTCCGCTGGCCTAAGCCATCTAGTCATTGCGAACAAAGCCAAAGTGCTGACATGTCCTACCAATAGAGTTACAGAGAATTCTTTACTCAgaaatttctcttctcccaaaAATCTCCAATTGACTGTccatttgaaaaagaaaaccctTGAAAACTCAAAAGCTCTACTCAAATAACCAATTGCATTTGTTGGGAGAAAGGAAAGTGCGATCACAACTTGCAATTGTGCCATGAGCCATGCCTGTTTGAGGGCTCCTTGTACTCCCTTTGTCAAGAATAACATTATTCCAATAGATGGTAATGCCAGTAACAGTGACATCTTAATTCCCAGGCCCCAACTATATGCCATGCTCCCAATTGTCCATAATCTGCGCTGAAAGAAATAGATCGCAACCCATAGGAAGAAAACCGCGAAGCCATCATTGAAAAGTCGAAGAACAAATATACTATGTAATCGTTTTGAAAGGACGAGCattggaaatatataatgCGGTGCCTAGATTCAAAATTGGAAATTAGTCCATATTCTCTCacttctttccctcccccCAATCCATATCCAATTATCGAAACCTACCTTAGCCCTCTTATAACAAGCCAAAACCACCCCCAAAGTTCCTAAATACAAAACTCCAAATATGCGCTGCGCAACCAGTATATCACGTCCATGATCAGTAATCCACCATAATGCGTAGTATATCCATACGTGTGCGGCGGGATATACCAGTGGCCCGGTTCCGCCTTTAATTTGAGTGTAGTCGCGCTCGCCGGATGCGTATTGGCTGATTTGTTCCATGTAGGCTTTCCAGTCTATTTCTGTGTCTGGAGAGAGAATTAGCAattgggagggagggaggggcAGActtgggagaagagaaagaaggaacgTCATACAGGGAATGAAGTAGATTATGGCGCTGCAGAGGAACGATTCGAATAGGAGGATGAGCGCAGGAACATAGCGGGAGAGCCAGTGTTCGCCCATGGCTAATTGTTTGAGCTGGAGGTAGACATTCGTGGTTAGGGGGATGGCAGCCTTGTCCTCCTTTTTCGAAGCTGGAGGGGCGGGTGCCATGGTTGCAAACGTATAGATGCGTACCGGGAAAGATTGGGCAGAGGGTTcacaaatgaatgaatgaaagaaatagCAAgtacaagaagagaaaggggtgggaatgagaagattggaTGCGAGGACACGAGTAGAGTGAGAAATTCGCGCGCAGTGTTACGTAGCTCTAGAAAATTAAGCTTTCGGTAGTGTTGCGTGGATGCTGGTCATGATTACAGGGGTGTTTGGAACGTCTGCATTCGAGATGAA
This genomic interval carries:
- the Bcalg3 gene encoding Bcalg3, whose protein sequence is MAPAPPASKKEDKAAIPLTTNVYLQLKQLAMGEHWLSRYVPALILLFESFLCSAIIYFIPYTEIDWKAYMEQISQYASGERDYTQIKGGTGPLVYPAAHVWIYYALWWITDHGRDILVAQRIFGVLYLGTLGVVLACYKRAKAPHYIFPMLVLSKRLHSIFVLRLFNDGFAVFFLWVAIYFFQRRLWTIGSMAYSWGLGIKMSLLLALPSIGIMLFLTKGVQGALKQAWLMAQLQVVIALSFLPTNAIGYLSRAFEFSRVFFFKWTVNWRFLGEEKFLSKEFSVTLLVGHVSTLALFAMTRWLRPAEKPITDMIRSALRMEEPLGQRLHACSHTITPNYIMTTILTATTIGMLFARSLHYQFYAYLAWATPFLLWRSGMHPILQYVLWGAQEWAWNVYPSTDISSMVVVGIMFITVVGVWWGTRLDFVAPKGQGAIEKKNS